From one Brassica napus cultivar Da-Ae chromosome C6 unlocalized genomic scaffold, Da-Ae chrC06_Random_15, whole genome shotgun sequence genomic stretch:
- the LOC106409132 gene encoding uncharacterized protein LOC106409132, whose translation MKTKSQETQEDSLQQETRHHLHQIFISMMFKSRRFFHHLVLYSFLIGFGFGLGFLLNFHMRNVSFSPQLFRLSSPSLSPQLQPQPENLVIANETVVPEGQKGHSPVEFEKVKHHIMTEEEELMWRALEVQERPSTVKKKVAFMFLTRGKLPLAKLWERFFNGHQGLFSVYVHTSNLSYVDDGIPETSPFYRRRIPSKLN comes from the exons atgaagACGAAGAGCCAAGAAACACAAGAAGACTCTCTTCAACAAGAGACTCGTCATCATCTTCACCAAATCTTCATCTCAATGATGTTCAAATCACGCAGATTCTTCCATCACCTCGTCTTATATTCGTTTCTTATTGGTTTCGGGTTCGGTCTCGGCTTCCTACTCAACTTCCACATGAGAAACGTTTCTTTCAGCCCCCAACTCTTTCGTCTATCTTCTCCTTCCCTCTCTCCACAGCTTCAGCCGCAGCCGGAAAATTTAGTTATAGCTAACGAAACGGTTGTTCCTGAAGGGCAAAAAGGTCATTCTCCGGTGGAGTTTGAGAAGGTGAAGCATCATATCATGACGGAGGAGGAAGAACTCATGTGGCGTGCGTTGGAGGTTCAAGAAAGACCGTCGACGGTGAAGAAGAAAGTGGCGTTTATGTTCTTGACGAGAGGGAAGCTTCCTTTGGCTAAACTGTGGGAGAGATTTTTCAATGGCCATCAAGGCCTTTTCTCTGTTTACGTTCATACTAGTAACCTTTCTTACGTTGACGATGGTATTCCTGAAACGTCGCCGTTTTATCGTCGGAGGATTCCAAGCAAG CTAAATTAA